In a single window of the Dethiosulfovibrio salsuginis genome:
- a CDS encoding thiolase family protein, translated as MGRPVILATCRTPGGKYGGVFSKITAPDLGAIAIKEALSRSGLSAEQVEEVVMGNGWQAGVGANPARIAMYRGGIPESVPAYTINKRCGSSVKTAMLISDRIRLGDIKAGIAGGMESASNVPYLLEGARWGYRMGEKPVLDGLHRDGFMCPLAEMLMGATGEILAQEHSISREEQDSYAFNSHRKASEAIGLGKFSDEIVAVKIKDRKKGEIVVDTDEIPRADTTIEKLAKLPPVFAKDGTITAGSSSALCDGASAMVIADGDWATSMGHKPLAEIIGYSSAALDPKHMGLGPVHSTPKALAMAGLTLENVDLIELNEAFAAQVLAVHRSMPFDMDRCNIYGGAIALGHPIGATGAKLIATMVHGLIREDREIGLVTACIGGGQGVSMVIKRL; from the coding sequence ATGGGCAGACCGGTCATACTGGCGACCTGTAGGACCCCAGGAGGCAAGTACGGAGGGGTATTCTCCAAGATAACCGCCCCGGACCTGGGGGCCATAGCCATAAAGGAAGCTCTATCCAGGTCGGGACTTTCGGCTGAACAGGTAGAGGAAGTCGTCATGGGCAACGGCTGGCAGGCAGGGGTAGGGGCAAACCCCGCCAGGATAGCCATGTACCGAGGAGGGATCCCCGAGTCGGTTCCCGCCTACACTATCAACAAAAGGTGCGGCTCCAGCGTCAAGACAGCCATGCTGATATCGGACAGAATTCGCCTGGGGGACATAAAAGCGGGGATAGCGGGAGGAATGGAGAGCGCCAGCAACGTGCCCTATCTGCTGGAGGGAGCCAGGTGGGGTTACAGGATGGGTGAAAAACCGGTCCTCGACGGCCTCCACAGAGACGGATTTATGTGTCCTCTGGCGGAGATGCTCATGGGAGCTACAGGGGAGATCCTGGCACAGGAGCACTCTATATCCAGAGAGGAGCAGGACAGCTACGCCTTCAACAGCCACAGAAAGGCCTCGGAGGCCATAGGCCTGGGCAAGTTCTCCGACGAGATAGTGGCGGTGAAGATAAAAGACCGCAAAAAAGGGGAAATCGTCGTCGATACCGACGAGATCCCCAGGGCGGACACCACGATCGAGAAGCTGGCGAAACTCCCCCCGGTCTTCGCGAAGGACGGAACCATAACCGCTGGCAGCAGCTCCGCCCTCTGCGACGGTGCCAGTGCCATGGTCATAGCCGACGGCGACTGGGCAACCTCCATGGGACACAAGCCCCTGGCGGAGATAATAGGCTACAGCTCCGCCGCCCTGGACCCTAAGCACATGGGACTGGGACCGGTCCACTCAACCCCTAAAGCCCTCGCCATGGCGGGACTGACCCTGGAAAACGTCGACCTCATAGAGCTGAACGAGGCCTTCGCCGCCCAGGTCCTGGCGGTCCACCGGTCTATGCCCTTCGACATGGATCGGTGCAATATATACGGCGGAGCCATCGCCTTAGGACATCCCATCGGGGCCACAGGGGCGAAGCTCATAGCGACCATGGTCCACGGCCTGATCAGAGAGGACAGGGAGATCGGCCTCGTCACCGCCTGTATCGGAGGAGGACAGGGAGTCTCCATGGTTATAAAAAGGCTGTAA
- a CDS encoding 3-oxoacid CoA-transferase subunit B, translating into MLPVLDEELIRHRIAKRIALDLENGSVVNLGIGIPTLVSDYIPEGVDVVFQTENGVVGAGPKPETTDWRFIGAGGRCLTIIPGGSLVASDTSFGLIRGGHLDATVLGALEVDQEGNLANWMVPGKMVPGMGGAMDLVTGARRVIIATTHVTKKGAPKIIPSCTLPLTGMAVVDTVVTEFALFRFVDGELTLFEIAPEVTVEDIKANTTAQFTVSPDLATMKGCDL; encoded by the coding sequence ATGCTACCCGTACTTGATGAAGAGCTGATCAGACACAGAATAGCCAAGAGAATAGCCCTGGACCTTGAGAACGGCTCGGTTGTCAACCTGGGCATAGGCATACCTACACTGGTTTCCGACTACATCCCCGAGGGAGTGGACGTGGTCTTTCAGACGGAAAACGGCGTCGTCGGAGCGGGCCCCAAGCCCGAGACCACCGACTGGCGGTTCATAGGGGCGGGAGGCCGTTGCCTCACCATAATCCCCGGAGGATCGCTGGTGGCCAGCGACACCAGCTTCGGCCTCATCAGAGGAGGACACCTGGACGCCACCGTCCTCGGAGCACTGGAGGTGGACCAAGAGGGCAACCTGGCAAACTGGATGGTCCCGGGGAAGATGGTCCCAGGGATGGGAGGAGCTATGGACCTGGTCACCGGGGCGAGGCGGGTAATAATAGCCACCACCCACGTCACCAAAAAAGGGGCTCCTAAGATAATACCCAGCTGCACCCTGCCTCTGACGGGCATGGCGGTAGTCGACACGGTGGTGACAGAGTTCGCCCTGTTCCGTTTCGTCGACGGAGAACTGACCCTGTTCGAGATAGCGCCGGAGGTAACGGTGGAGGATATAAAGGCGAACACCACCGCCCAGTTCACCGTATCCCCGGACCTCGCCACCATGAAAGGATGTGACCTCTGA
- a CDS encoding CoA transferase subunit A encodes MPITVIKPVVSATEAISYVKDGASVMVGGFNYGGVPYTLIEALCKAGTKDLHLIANDTVYADDRHPKGVGHGSLVVNGQVKKVTASHVGLNKETQRQYNQGTLELELVPQGTFVERIRAGGFGLGGFLTPTGVGTVVEEGKQIIEVEGKRYILELPLRADVALIKGHRADRYGNLTYYGTNRNFNPAMATAADLVIAEVDSVVEQGDLDPNEIVTSGIVVDILVLKGDSFYATRT; translated from the coding sequence ATGCCTATCACTGTGATAAAGCCCGTCGTATCGGCTACCGAGGCCATCTCCTACGTAAAGGACGGAGCCTCGGTGATGGTCGGAGGGTTCAACTACGGAGGAGTCCCCTATACCTTGATAGAGGCCCTCTGTAAGGCTGGCACGAAAGACCTCCACCTCATAGCAAACGACACGGTGTACGCCGACGACCGCCATCCCAAGGGGGTCGGACACGGATCGCTGGTGGTCAACGGACAGGTAAAGAAGGTCACAGCGTCCCACGTAGGGCTAAACAAAGAGACCCAGAGACAGTACAACCAGGGGACCCTGGAGCTTGAGCTTGTCCCTCAGGGGACCTTCGTGGAGAGGATCAGGGCGGGAGGATTCGGCCTGGGAGGATTTCTCACCCCTACAGGGGTCGGGACGGTGGTGGAGGAAGGGAAACAGATCATAGAGGTCGAGGGGAAAAGGTACATCCTGGAGCTACCTCTCAGGGCGGACGTGGCCCTCATAAAGGGCCACCGGGCGGACCGCTACGGCAACCTGACCTACTACGGCACAAACCGCAACTTCAACCCAGCCATGGCGACGGCGGCGGACCTGGTTATAGCTGAGGTCGACTCGGTGGTGGAGCAGGGAGACCTGGATCCCAACGAGATAGTGACCTCGGGGATAGTGGTGGACATACTGGTTCTAAAGGGGGACTCTTTCTATGCTACCCGTACTTGA